A stretch of DNA from Anopheles nili chromosome 2, idAnoNiliSN_F5_01, whole genome shotgun sequence:
TCACTTATTCTTCCTCTTTTTGATTTTAACAAAAGGAACATGAGCTCTTACCATATTGGAACATAAGGTAAACCACATTGTAATCAGATATCCAATGTTGCTTTTACGatgtttaatttatatatatatatatatatatatatatatatatatatatatatatatatatatatatatatatatatatatatatatatatatatatatatatctttcgACACAAGTGaggtaaatgtttcaaaacgaAATGCAATAGTTAAAAAGTTATGGAATTATCGAACACTAGAATGCGGACTTACACTGATTGAACCGTTTGGTTCAGATGCTTGACATAAACTGCATTGTCAGTTTAGAACAACTTAATAGTCCTGATAAAATTCTAGTATTTGATTTCGTTTAGTATTAGATACAAATTTTAATgtaaattaaacatttcattgttttctgcatgtttcaattttggAAACAAATGTTTTCCATGTTATTTCATTACTGGACTATTCATTATGTTATTAGCATTAGTTTAGGAATattaatgcaaatattttgaacgataaaattttaaatattatacATGAATCCAGCTTAAACCTTTCAACAACGTATCGTAAACTAAATCTTACGAAAATGTCAAATAAGTTGTCAAAAGGGTAGCGCGTCAGTTCGTTTTACGATACGCGCGTTAACTGTAGTGCAGTAAGCTGTATGTTAGctaattttgttatttgctCAAGTTAAATGGAAATTAGCTCATTCAATCAGCGTTCAGTATATAAAACGTTGAGTTAATTTGCTCTGCGATAAAGATATAAGGTATGTACGGTTCTTTGCTCAATATATCATGTTATCAACATAAAAGATGGATCATTCAATTTATCAATAACATCACTTTTTTCTATTACAGGTGCAGGGTACCAGTGAAAGAGAAACTGCTAAAAGCGAGTTACTGCAATGACTGACAATCTAGATGAGGAAAATGCTACAACATCCCAAGTTAATACGGAATCCAgtgtgataaaaatatttccTGATGATCCATTTAGTAATCAGGAATATCTACAGAGAAAACTTTATTTCTTGCTGGAGCATCTCAAAAAGATGCACGGGAATTTACCAGAGTGAGTACTGTGCATTTGAATtatcttttaaaatatttctaATAAGGTGTATGTTTCCACATGCGTTAGACAAATTCAAATGAGAATATCTTATGACCTGTTAGTTGGTTTAGCAAATTCCTTGTTGAATGACACAATTTTTGAAATTGTTAAGGGCCTGATGGAAATCCAACACGTTACTGAAGCGCATCTGATGCAAGTGCgggaaaaagtggaaaacgaTCATCAACGTAAGAAGTGTATGGAACGGGATGTGCCGTTTATCAACAAActtttgcaaatttttcatatattGATACTTTCAGTGGAAGTAAAACAATGGGAATCGAAAATTCAAGATCCTGAGGAGCTGGAACACATCATTGCGctcatgaaaataaaacatgggAAAAATATGAAGGAGACTGATATGACACTGGTGCTGCATCTTGACCAAAAGGTAAAAGATCAACAATCTACATTGGAAAAAGCAGGTGTTCCTGGATTCTACGTGACTGAAAATCCAAAGGACATTAAAATCCAGATGTATCTATTAGATTTTATTCTTCGTCTAGGTAGACTCAAATTTGAGTCAAATAAATAGTATTTTGAAGATTCCGTCGTAAAACATCAGCTgtaatgctatttttaaactAAGCAAAAATGTGTCTGGAACTAGGCTCAGTGTGCatcacatattttattttattttattattttaagctTTATACATTTATAAGCAATTGTCACATGTAGATTTTTAGGCAATATTTATTGATTGGCAAAATCCCAtcatattgttattgttatttatttaaggacggCCTGGTCGTATTTAGATTGCCATTATATTACTTCCCCTTAATTTAATTGCATTATGATAGGATATACAAAATCTTTTATAATTGTTAAccaattcattcattcttttgtgatatatttttctgtatttttttcgttttgacgTGATACCTTTTTATAACAACGTACAATATAAATTATATGCTGGAGGTCTGTTCatattgttttcaataaattaatataaaaacTGTAGTTTTGGATGTAATAACTTTACCatgaaatatataaatatatatatatatatatatatatatatatatatatatatatatatctccTTATATTGTAAATCCTTACTACTTACTTTTACTTTACTTACTGTTCAAATCGTCGCTGCCATAGTCATGATCTATCTTTTTCTAATGCAATTAAGTAATCTTCTAACAAATTATACCAATATGTAGAATTTGTTTTGACTTTTTCGAAAAACTGATTCTCACTTCAGTCCGGCAACTGGAACTGGTTTAAATCGTAGCcggaaataaaatttgaatgaaatttgcCATAGCACTCTTGCAGCGCATTATCATCGCTGTGAGTGGGGAGTTTCCTCAAGGGCTGCTAGGAAATCTTGAGTCACCGCCAAAACTACCCTTAGACGATAGGGAGGAGAAACACGAAGATGAGAGGAGACAAGGCAAGCGGATGTTAGTAATTGCACATGCGCGGATCTCGCGATTGGCCCAGCTGTGACGATCTTGGAACGCTAGTCGGTGTGTTGCGTACGAATAACGCCAAACAAGCCTGATTACATAGATCCGAATACACAACACATTCCAATAATATtcctgacaaaaaaaaatacaatgtaTCTCCGGAAAAGGAAGCCATGTGCCGGGGCATAGCATGTTGTACGTAAAGTGGGCGGGTACATTGCTTAAATTATTTCTGAGGCGcaataagttttttttgtgaaatcgCTAGCGCGCTACTCTTTGAACAAATTTGATTGACATTGATTATCTCAAGATAGGTCTGGCGTGTGTTGTGACCACCAACACAACTTTCCGAACGTGCACATTAAGAGCGATTTCAGTTTCCGTCGGACATGAACGCGCACGGCTGGCACCATCCGAGATAACCCTGCCGACACTTATCTCTTACATTTCGTATAACTTTTCTAGTTCATGGTTTTCTGCAAATCATCATATTTTTCACAGCTTTTGTTATGATTGATCACCACAATTCGTTGGGAACTATTACCAtcgatctgtttttttttttgttgcatgtAATTATGAAAACCTGCTGATATTTTGACTAACTTTGAAAGAGAATATTGTATAAAGAAATAGAAATATAAAAACGGGTTATTGTATTATCCACCAAAATTACTGGAAAGTACAATTATTTTTACACAATATGACCACCAAAGTTTGCGTAGTGAGGTCAACAAACCTTTTTTGTAGCAAACAGCACCCGTAAAATAATTACCGTCTACGAAGGTCATGTGCTCTCAGTTATTTTACACAGTTAAAAAAGGTGATTCTtttgatgatatttttttttccaaacagcACATCTAAAGTGAAGGTCAACCAAATAACGCCTCAAGTGGAatgtatgaaataatatgtaatttaaacaaaataaaaaattacatATCGCATTTTAACATTCGATACGCCATTAATGCTTGCGGGCACATTTAAGCTTTctcaataattaaaaatttacgGCAAagttatatatttttagttACTTATTTAAAGTAAAacatataatttattttaattccattatcttatttgtatttaaaatatattactCACATCGCTTGCTGTAGAATTTAGAATGTTTACAACGAACAAACCTACTGGGGTTGAAACACATAGCACCTTGcacgatttgtttgtttgtctattCATTTAATTTCTCTGAATTGCAGGTTTGAAATATTCCGttgatttcaataaaaaaatttaacagTATAGATCAGTTATCACTAGGAATAAGAATATGCTTTCCACATACCTAACCCAAGATATGAATGCACAAAACATTGAGATGTATTACAAACTCGAAATgcttcaacaaaaaatacccccGCCTTCGTTCTGGATAACGTATTCACGAACATATTGAACCTGGTCTTTAGTTAACCCCAAcaattttgcttcttcttcaaaTTGTTCCAGCCCTGCCACACCGATGAGATAACCGTTCAGACGTGCCGCCACGTGCGACGAGTGTAACAGTTCAGGCGTCAACCCTATGCTCTTGGCCAGATCAGTATGTCCTTGCAGGCGGTATTTTTGATGGTAGCTgtatgtaaaaacaaaacaaaccaaacatcAAAAACTGGTTCACTAAAGCACCTTCAACGGTGCGCACTACCAATGTAAATTTGACCAACCGCAATTCTCACTGTCACGATAGAAAACGTGAACATAGCCGGTATTTTGGCAATGAACTGAGTGTGCCAATGAACTTGTGAATGAGATAAGGTCACAACCAATGCGTGCAACTCAACAAATTTTACCCGTATAGGCTGATAAAGGAAACTTACTTTTCTGCCGGATAAAATGGGCCCGCCGGGGCAATTTCGGTGATGATCTGCTCCGGTGTTCGCTTTATCTGCTCCTCAATTCGATTTGCTTCGGCAATCACGCGCTGCTCCTCATTGTGGTACAAAATTAACGACATGTACTGACGCTTGATCCGAGTCGTGAGTCCATACTCATGATTATTCCAGAATAAGTCCAACAACTCATTATAGCTTATCTTTTGCGGATCATAATCAATTTCGATTACTTCCGTGTGATCTCCCCTGGTTTAGAATATTGGAGTAATATAGAAAAATTTTCGAAAGTAGCTACGAAAACATGATTATATTTACATGTTCTTATATACGGGAGCCTCCGTGGTGCCACCAGCATAGCCTACCCGTGTACGCAAAACACCTCTGGTAGCTCCAAAGAGCGAATCACATCCCCAAAAGCACCCCATACCAAAAGTGGCCTTCGCAAATGGCGTGTTTACCTGATGCAACGGCTGTTGGGAAATGGATTCCAACTGCTCATCCTGGATGTTTGCGTGGTTCTACAtaatggcaaaaaaacactaaaatcTTTGGTCGGTCTCTTGTATTTATCGAATAATTTACCGTAGCAACCATCTTGAGATTTTCACAACAAACTTTCAATATAAAactaaaaaattaaaataaaattgtagtGCTCGCCGTAAAGACTTGAAAAACTCCGTTTGTATTACACAGAACTTTTGCTGAATCGATCCTATTCGAGAATATCCCAAGGACCTCGTTTCTTGATACAGTTGATCTTGAATAACGGTGAATATGCAATATTCGCGATTTTATATATACGCGAGTTTCATGTTAATTCACTATGGTACATCATGCAATACATTACAGGCCATAAATTGATTCGAATGAAATTATATTGTTAATGAAACAGGAATCATGGAAACAAAATCcttaaattttatcatttattaattcaattattaaTCATGAATTGCTGAATGAATCATGAATGCTAAAAATTCTTCAGTCTGTGTTCAGGATGTAATGTTAAtacactttctctctctctctctcgctcgctcgatttCTTGCTGATTCCGTTGATCCGCATGTTTTTCGCTAGTGACTTGTATGTGCTTAATAACATATTCCTTATGAATTATCTCAATTCTAAgttataaataaaaagaaacgaaatagTTTTAAATTTGACTCTTATTACTTTTCAGTTGGATTGCCGTAAAAGATTGTAGTTAATTTTCTTTCGActttaaagcaaaaatgtcAAATCCATGGTTTGACTCAAGGCCAATCCTGCCAAGATTTAACTTGGAGCTTTAAGCGCAGCTGTAGCTACTGTCAAATCTTTTTAATATCAAACTTGTTTCTCAGTTCCttatcaaaatatttattacaatcttttaaataatatttattgtaTTCTTTTAAGGCTTAATCTTAAAGCGTGTGAATCTCATCAGTGCCACAAGTGTTTTACTAAAAAATGTGTAAGTGTATTGCTGGAACGTGTGTCTGCTGGTGAGTTTGCATTCACAGCTACAAATTTCTCATAAAATTCTGTCCTTTTTTGCGCAGCATCAGCATACGCAGATCGTACGCTATAAAAATTATGTCTCGAATTACATTTGTGCCatgtttttcaatatttttaatattttttgttcgataCGCTTTTTTAATGTGATAAGCTTTATAGGTGATTTACAGCTGGTTTGCGTAACTGGAATTTCCACACAACATAGGATACGATTCTTCAGTATTTTTTAAAAGAACTGTTACATATTTCTATTGGCATTCAcaaggattttcgaaagagattGGCTACTAAGCAGAACCGACGTTACCCGTATACTAGACTTAGTAATTCTTGAAAACATGATATGATTAAGAAATAGTTCGGGAGTGTAATAAATGTGTTGTACCTGATTCACATGATACATTTATATCTTTATCATTGTGACATATCTCCTATCTGCTTATCGCTACAATTTaactaaattttattttttttttcatttttatcttcCAATAGCTGCTGCCAGTGTGCAATGAGTATGTTTATCTCATTGCTGTTCGTCTTTATACTGATCGCTATAGCTGTTGCTGTAGCCATATACTTCAATCTATTCAATGTCGACGATACAGCTCCGGACGTATCTGATTTTGTTCACAAAACTGGCGATTCCATCAAGCACAGCATCAAGGAAAAACTCTCCTAGTTACGTTGTAACTTATGGCTAAAACGTCTGCCTCACTTTTATatgaatttcaaaataatacTTCGAGCAGAATTATTGATAAGCTTTCAGTCACGATAAAGTTGTTTAAGAACATGATTTGGCCATGATTGTATGCTGCGCTATGTGCGTTTTGCGTGTTTATAACCATCGCATTCCTAATTAACGTGCTTTAATCGTCTTTGCATATGCAAACATCATATAAAATCTGATATTCGATAAATAAAACTACTCAGGAATCATCAAAAAATAGACATCCATAATGCCAGAACTTTAACGGTAAGTATGATGATAAGGATTTGTCTTTCCATGTCTTTCGTTGAGATGTGTCGTTCGCGTCTtttgaactaaaaaataaGGAGCAATTCAGAATAATGTCTAAACATGGTATGACTCACGTTCAGAGGATAGCAACTGAATCAATAGCATGGTTTTATGCATTAAACGTGTTTGATATTCCTGCGTTGTGCACAATAATAGGGCTCCCAGTGATAATTACTCGTTTTTTTATAAGTGttgcgaaagaagaaaaattcatTTTGAATATAGTTTAACTTAACTGTGCTTAAGCTGACGTAAGTAACAAAGATTGTGTTCTACATAGTTCAGGTTTCCAACGTGAAAAAAGCGCTCGTGTTAGTGTGCGTGAAAGCATAGAGAAAATCGTTCTGCAACTATTGACTCGCATCGTAGGTCCCAGTCATACGTATGCTAGTGCAGGGGGAGGGTACTAATAGAAAATATATTGAATTAGTTGAGTGTCGATTGTTTCGATGTTCAGTCAACAAGTGTAGCATTGACTAACGATTGGTGAATTGTAACTGACATTTTTGTATTCAAAGCTTGCAGAAAAATAGGCAACAAAATGTGTCACTGTGGAACAATCATTGTTTGGTAATTAAAGTATTTCAATACCGTTGTTTTCAAAGAAACAAAGAATAATTCATTTACAACACGAGTGACACATGATAAAACTAAGAATTATATTGTTCTAAAGAGAATGTCTGtgcttaaaaataattaaacactatcatggttttaaatattctaTACGCCTGGATGAATTATCTACATACATGTATGCTTGCGCAGCACATAGAGTGATTGAACTTTTTTGAGATTAATGAGCGTGTGAAATTTGTATCCCTTTTATTTTAAGCGGGATACATTTCAATGATCTAGATGGGCTTTTATACTTTTAGTACATtctatttacattttttgagCTGCTTACCATGTTCacttttttataattaatcaAGTTGTAGCATCAACAAAAATTCGTTGCAATGTtaatcagaaaaaaagagaagctaaatcgtttttatttgtttttaagcTGTATTCTTTTTGCCATTGCACTTGCTTTGGCCATCTACTACGGATTCATTCATGTTGACGAGTCCACTTCGGATGTGATCAAGGACACCGGATCAAAAATTAAGCATTCCATCAAAGATGGCCTAAAAAAGCTCAGCGATGATTAAGCAATACCATCTGTAATGTAATCAGGGCATGTAAGTAGCTATTTAAGCTTCGTCATTTAGCTTtattatatataaataaaactaaattCATTTctagtatatttttttattttgttttgtttaacagATGCTGATCTTGACCAACACTATTTTCTcatcataaattatttatattgGAATTTTTCAACGCGTACCCACTATAAAATGTCTCTCGAAACATGGATCTGGAAATAATCTATATGGCTTCCTAAATATTTAACTGTGTACAAAATAAGCTTTCTTATACGatatttcaaataataaatggattgaaatgttcaagagtTGTTCTTGAACTTTATTCTAAGATAGGTTTATCTAGTAATCGTTGCTAGACGCGTTATGTATATGCTTTGCCTTGACGTTCATTTTCTCCATCGGTTGCAGATTTGGAAGTGTAATAGTTACTAATGGATTTTTCACATTCTATTGGTGCTCGAAATCTTTCATGGCTGTGGTAAATAATTTGCCTCACACCAgtacgtgtttttttcccaaacCTGTCTTAAATGTTTATAGCATTATCTCAACAACATTAATCGCGTTATTTCTGGGAGCGAGTGTAATATTGAACATTTACCTATGGATTCGGCTTTCGAATGCTTTCCGGTAAAAAGAAACGTATTCAAAGGTAATGGACAAATGTACATTTTATTCAAACATCCACTTTTTCCATTCATCTTCGAACAGCCCGGTCTAAAAAGCCAATTTTTTCATAAGTAAAAACATGTGCTGATCGATTTCGAACCCATGCAGGTTGTTGGCATCTCCCTGTAACCGCATTAACAAACCTCCAAAGGACACGTATGCGGAAAGTCGATTTGATGATTCTGTCTGGGAGTCATCACCTTCAATTCTGTACACTTTGCCGAACATTACATACTCAAAACTATCGGCCCGGGATCCTTCTATTTCGGCTGCATTGTACTCCATGCTAGCTGGAAATATTATCAAGATAgaatgttgtttatttcagCTATAGACTTAATTAACTGCACAGCCATAGAAATTACCCGCTGTGCCATCCTCGTGTAATGTTGTAGCCAACACTAGCCGAAATTTATCACCTAACTCCAAAGGATACAACCACGAGTTTATATCCAATATAAGATCCATTTTGAATGATTCAGATTCGCAGTGAAGTCGACTAACTCGATCGAATTTTTTACCCTCCGGATCCATATCTTTCACGTTGAAGATATCTTCAAATAATATACCGGACATTTTTTGACCAAAGTAAAGATACGCGTTTCTCTTAGGATAGATGCAAATATCATGTGTCGATATTTCACTAGCGCTTGAATTCTGCAACGAATCAGTTTGAGAACGTATAATTGTTTAAGAAAAAGAGACCACATTATGCTTGATaaagataaataaacaaatttcttAGCATATAAACTCACATATATTTGATAAGGGCTGCGTCTCTTTGAGgcgttcgtttatttatttcacgcgGTAGATTTGACATTTTAATAACTGACCATGTCCCGAGACCAAAGGTAGGAGCATTCAatatcaaaattatttttttgcattttttctcaTGTGATAAGAAAGTTTTATCTTTTATTCATGTAACACACTATCTTTTAATCTTAATGCTTTGTACAATATGCAATTTTTGATATTGATATTCGTAATGAAATATTATAAATCGGTTTCTATTCTGATGTTTTTACAGTAGTGAAATTGAAGATATATACACTCATTGTAATTTAATGACAACCAccaaattttgtttattttcatgcgAACGCGAAAAAACAGGAACTTGCGAATTGGaatataaatttcaaaatgtCCCCAGAATTACCAAACTTTGATGGAGACTCCTCAACCCGTTTGCAGTACTCAGCGCACAATCCTATTGAGCAGTACGTTCTGCTAGCAAAAGGCGCTAAAGGAGCGGCTTGCATGGAGTTGATCAAGCAAGTTCTGGAAGCACCAGGAGTTCACGTATTCGGTGAATTGCTGGCGATGCCCAACATCCAAGAGGTTAGTAGACACTTCGTACATGTAATTTCCTCTATAGATTCCGATTTTCATGTCATTCTTTAAATCTTAGCTGCAAAATGGATCACATGCAAACTACTACAATACGCTAAATCTATTTGCATACGGCACGTATCGACAATATCTCGAGAATCAAGCCAAACTCATTCAGCTGACACCGGCGATGCAAAAGAAATTACAGCATCTGACTGTTGTTTCTCTGGCTATCAAAAGCAAATGTATCCCATATAGTGAACTACTCGATGAGTTGGACATTAAGAATGTGCGAGTGCTAGAAGACTTGATAATTGAAGCGATTTACGCTGATGTTATCCACGGAAAactggatcaaaaaaataagcaGCTGGAAGTAGATTATGCGATTGGACGCGATATCCGTAAGGGAGACGTAAAAGAAATCGCTTCAATACTACACGAGTGGAGCGATTCTTGTGAGACAATTTTACTCTGTCTTGAAACTCAAATTAATCGCGCCAATACCGAAAAACAGAAACGTTTGAAGCATAAAGAAGCAATCGAACAAGAGGTATAGTACCACGGGAGCTAAGGCATGGAGTGATGTAAGGCTCATTTTTTATATCTGAAtctgttttttagatcgccaATTTGAAGAAAGCCATCAAGACACAAGCTGTCGAAACAGATGAAGCCATGGCTACAGACACCTGCAGAGATATTGTTGGAGGACTTGACCTGCGGAAAAAGTCAACTAAATCCAAAAGCCTTAAAGGTTGCGGTAAGTCGTGGTTCAAACATTTTACTTGAAACAAGTACTTTACCATTTGAAAGCCagttattgatttttcaaaagtATTAAACCAACATCGTTTGTCATGATCtttttgtttaactttttaaatttttcggATAATGTCTTACCACGTTGTTTtagttgtttaattttgttttttcatatatttcgtttgtttttcattcgaaagGTCCAGGAAAGTCAGTATCGAAATGATTGGCTTAATCTCCCTACCAAGAAGATCCAGGCGAAGCTACCCGAGGGCACTAATGGGATTTTATTAACTTCTTAGTTTTCCTTTGcgaattttctttatttctttcccGACGTTCTGAAGAAAAAACTGCCCACAAAGCGTCAATGAAGACACGTACCCTGATTTATTCCATTACTAAAATTGTATTGCTAAACATGAATAAAATCGCCACCCGCTGAACAAGCGTGCAATTCAGTCTTTATCCGAAAAAAGTAGTGTACGCTCAGAAGGAATCATAATCATATTTGAATTACCTCCGGCGCATTTTGCAAGGTGTATGCcatcaaaacaaatgattcTTTTGCTTCAACGACTATATGATCAACAGGTACTAGATACAATCTGCTTTTGGAGCTGGATACGGATAGAATATCCAAAATAGCAAATTTAAGAGAGGGCTCATACTTAGTTAGATCGATTATTTTGACTACATCGCCAATATTAACTACAGTGTAAATAGATATTGTTTGATCATCTTTTACGTGTCGAAGTATTACTAAAACATTGTCCTCGACAAAAGTTCCTAAGCTGCGCGGGTCGTAATTtgtattcttctttttctctacCAACTGGCGGTAAACCTTAAGATGGCTTCTATCATTTAGTAATTGCATTTGAACGTTTACTAACGTGTAATTCGATGAAACAGGCAACCAAGTGTGGTTGGCTTCGGAGAATCCAGCATTTTTAGACGAATCCCACTGGAATGGCGTCCGCTCGGGATCACGTGTTGTATATTGATATTTATCTGGTCCCGCATTGCACGCCGCTGGATCTACGGTGTCGTTGTATGATATCCAAACATCGTCCATTCCTATTTCTTCCCCCTAAATGAcacaaacgaataaaatatgtgatttcaaataatttaacCATCTCTTCAGCGAAGGATATCTATATTATTTACATTGTACGTTACGCTAACACCTGGTAAAGAAAGTATGATCATATTCATAGCATCTATCATATCATCTCCGAATCTGCTAGCCACTCGGTGTTGATCGTGATTACCAATCTGTAAATGGATTGCTTTGGTTACAACCTACAAGCTTGAAACagcaatattttaaacattagCAGCAACACATTACTTACCACCCAATTAGGAACTATTGATTCGTCATTGGGCATATTCCCAAGCCAGTAATTGATCGCATTTTTAAAATCAGAAGTTTTTGAACTATTGTTTAAATCGGTTatgagatgaaaattaaatggaATTTGCGCTCCAGGAACCGTTTGGTTTCCATAATATTTCATCACAATATCAATTGGCGAATACGTTTCTGCCATTAAAATGCGCTCACGCACACCGTAATGTTGTTGGAAATGATCCATTACAGCTCGCCACTGATAAATCATGTCAAGCGTTTCGTTACGGTCTTGTGTAAAAATGTGCACGAGATAGCCCGGGTCATCTGGGTCATCAGTATTTCCACTGAGAGGCTCATCCGGAAACTGACCGTCAGCACCAGGCAGCACCTCAAAGAGAGTCGGAACTGCATCTATCCGATATCCTGCAACCCCACGGCGAAGCCAAAACCGCATCACTTCTTTCATAGCTTCCACCACGTCCGGATTGCGATAGTTGAGATCTGGCTGTTTGATCGAGAACTGATGCAAGTAGTATTCTTGGCGTACCTCACTCCACTGCCAGGCGCTGCCTCGAAAAAAGCTAACCCAATTAGAGGGAGGGTGGGGTCGGCTGGAACcatcatttacattttttcgcCCTGGATGCCATATGTAAAAATCCTCGTAACCGGGTACACGCTGCTCGGATTTTTTAAACCATTCATGCTCATCACTAGTGTGGTTGGGTACAAAATCTAGAATAACTTCCATCCCACGATCGTGGGCCTGCTTGACCAGTTCGTCAAAATCTGATAGTGTGCCATATTCTGGATGGATCGAGTAGT
This window harbors:
- the LOC128730236 gene encoding gonadal protein gdl; amino-acid sequence: MTDNLDEENATTSQVNTESSVIKIFPDDPFSNQEYLQRKLYFLLEHLKKMHGNLPEQIQMRISYDLLVGLANSLLNDTIFEIVKGLMEIQHVTEAHLMQVREKVENDHQLEVKQWESKIQDPEELEHIIALMKIKHGKNMKETDMTLVLHLDQKVKDQQSTLEKAGVPGFYVTENPKDIKIQMYLLDFILRLGRLKFESNK
- the LOC128721688 gene encoding peptide methionine sulfoxide reductase isoform X1, whose translation is MVATNHANIQDEQLESISQQPLHQVNTPFAKATFGMGCFWGCDSLFGATRGVLRTRVGYAGGTTEAPVYKNMGDHTEVIEIDYDPQKISYNELLDLFWNNHEYGLTTRIKRQYMSLILYHNEEQRVIAEANRIEEQIKRTPEQIITEIAPAGPFYPAENYHQKYRLQGHTDLAKSIGLTPELLHSSHVAARLNGYLIGVAGLEQFEEEAKLLGLTKDQVQYVREYVIQNEGGGIFC
- the LOC128721688 gene encoding peptide methionine sulfoxide reductase isoform X2, translating into MFSRITKSSIRDEQLESISQQPLHQVNTPFAKATFGMGCFWGCDSLFGATRGVLRTRVGYAGGTTEAPVYKNMGDHTEVIEIDYDPQKISYNELLDLFWNNHEYGLTTRIKRQYMSLILYHNEEQRVIAEANRIEEQIKRTPEQIITEIAPAGPFYPAENYHQKYRLQGHTDLAKSIGLTPELLHSSHVAARLNGYLIGVAGLEQFEEEAKLLGLTKDQVQYVREYVIQNEGGGIFC
- the LOC128720155 gene encoding DNA-directed RNA polymerases I, II, and III subunit RPABC3; its protein translation is MSGILFEDIFNVKDMDPEGKKFDRVSRLHCESESFKMDLILDINSWLYPLELGDKFRLVLATTLHEDGTAASMEYNAAEIEGSRADSFEYVMFGKVYRIEGDDSQTESSNRLSAYVSFGGLLMRLQGDANNLHGFEIDQHMFLLMKKLAF
- the LOC128731747 gene encoding COP9 signalosome complex subunit 7b isoform X1 produces the protein MSPELPNFDGDSSTRLQYSAHNPIEQYVLLAKGAKGAACMELIKQVLEAPGVHVFGELLAMPNIQELQNGSHANYYNTLNLFAYGTYRQYLENQAKLIQLTPAMQKKLQHLTVVSLAIKSKCIPYSELLDELDIKNVRVLEDLIIEAIYADVIHGKLDQKNKQLEVDYAIGRDIRKGDVKEIASILHEWSDSCETILLCLETQINRANTEKQKRLKHKEAIEQEIANLKKAIKTQAVETDEAMATDTCRDIVGGLDLRKKSTKSKSLKGCGPGKSVSK
- the LOC128731747 gene encoding COP9 signalosome complex subunit 7 isoform X2 gives rise to the protein MELIKQVLEAPGVHVFGELLAMPNIQELQNGSHANYYNTLNLFAYGTYRQYLENQAKLIQLTPAMQKKLQHLTVVSLAIKSKCIPYSELLDELDIKNVRVLEDLIIEAIYADVIHGKLDQKNKQLEVDYAIGRDIRKGDVKEIASILHEWSDSCETILLCLETQINRANTEKQKRLKHKEAIEQEIANLKKAIKTQAVETDEAMATDTCRDIVGGLDLRKKSTKSKSLKGCGKSVSK